One genomic region from Candidatus Thiopontia autotrophica encodes:
- the rplQ gene encoding 50S ribosomal protein L17, whose amino-acid sequence MRHRHSGRQLNRNSSHRKAMFRNMSNSLIQHELIRTTLPKAKELRRVVEPLITLSKSDSVANRRLAFNRMRDREMVTKLFTELGPRYTERPGGYIRILKAGFRAGDKAPMAMVELVDRPVVDLDDDIEDDSED is encoded by the coding sequence ATGCGTCATCGTCATAGTGGTAGACAACTAAACAGAAACAGCAGCCATCGTAAGGCTATGTTTCGTAACATGAGCAACTCTCTGATTCAGCATGAGCTGATTCGTACAACATTGCCAAAGGCCAAAGAGCTGCGCCGTGTTGTAGAGCCGCTGATTACATTATCCAAATCCGATAGTGTTGCAAACCGCCGTCTCGCCTTCAACCGCATGCGTGACCGCGAGATGGTCACCAAACTATTCACCGAGCTGGGTCCTCGCTATACAGAGCGTCCTGGAGGCTATATCCGTATTCTCAAGGCCGGTTTCCGTGCTGGTGACAAGGCCCCAATGGCCATGGTAGAGCTGGTTGACCGTCCTGTTGTAGATCTGGATGACGATATTGAGGACGATTCAGAGGATTAA
- the rpoA gene encoding DNA-directed RNA polymerase subunit alpha codes for MQGSIKEFIKPKLANIKNIGTNHIQVAIGPLERGFGHTLGNALRRILLSSMHGSAITEVVIDGVNHEYSTIEGVQEDVIDILLNLKGVAIVMHAHSEAELTLKSNGAGAVVAGDITGDDVEIINPDHVIANVTDKNIELSMTLKVSSGRGYQPSTERSTEDESSTIGNLKLDASFSPVDRVSYSVEAARLKQRTDLDRLVIDLRTNGTIDPEEAIRRAATILQTQLESFVDLHTEEEDEEGVEPEPEVDPVLLRPVDDLELTVRSANCLKAEAIFYIGDLIQRTETELLRTPNLGKKSLNEIKDVLASRGLSLGVRLENWPPASIRDEKESA; via the coding sequence ATGCAAGGTTCAATTAAAGAGTTTATCAAGCCAAAGCTGGCAAATATAAAGAATATTGGTACCAACCATATTCAGGTGGCGATTGGTCCCCTGGAGCGTGGTTTTGGACATACACTGGGGAATGCCCTGCGTCGTATCCTGCTATCTTCCATGCACGGAAGCGCTATCACAGAGGTTGTGATTGACGGTGTTAACCACGAGTACTCTACTATTGAAGGGGTACAAGAGGATGTGATTGATATCCTTCTCAATCTGAAGGGAGTTGCAATCGTAATGCATGCTCATAGTGAGGCAGAGCTTACGTTGAAGAGCAATGGTGCTGGTGCTGTAGTGGCTGGTGATATCACAGGTGATGATGTTGAGATTATCAATCCAGATCACGTTATTGCCAACGTAACAGATAAAAATATTGAGTTGAGTATGACACTGAAGGTATCTTCAGGACGTGGTTATCAGCCCTCTACAGAACGTTCTACTGAGGATGAGAGCTCAACTATCGGCAACCTGAAGCTGGATGCATCATTTAGCCCTGTCGATCGTGTTAGTTACAGTGTTGAGGCTGCGCGTCTTAAGCAGCGTACTGACCTGGATCGCCTGGTTATTGACCTGCGGACCAACGGTACTATTGACCCAGAAGAGGCAATTCGCCGTGCTGCAACAATTTTGCAGACTCAGCTGGAGTCATTTGTAGATCTGCATACAGAAGAGGAAGATGAGGAAGGGGTAGAGCCGGAGCCAGAGGTAGATCCAGTTCTGTTGCGCCCTGTAGATGACTTGGAGTTGACTGTACGTTCAGCCAACTGTCTCAAGGCAGAAGCCATCTTCTATATTGGTGATCTGATTCAGCGCACCGAGACCGAGTTGTTGAGAACACCAAATCTTGGCAAGAAGTCACTTAATGAGATTAAGGATGTGTTGGCGTCACGCGGACTTTCACTTGGTGTTCGTCTCGAGAACTGGCCACCAGCAAGCATTCGAGATGAGAAAGAGTCAGCTTAA